GCGCTATGTTTAGTGAGGCTAAAAGTAAAGCGACTAATGTGTCGCTCTTTGGTGCGACTTTAACGGCTTTGCTAACCATGCCAGCATTTGCAGCTGAACCTGCTGCAGAAGCTGATACAAGTGAAATCGAAGTAATCGCAGTTAAAGGGATCTTCGGTAGCTTGAAAGCTGCGAACTTACTAAAACGAACTGATGACCGTATTGTCGATGCTATTGTTGCTGAAGACATTGGTAAGTTACCTGATAACAATATTGCAGAAGCACTACAACGTATTACCGGTGTTTCAATTGGTACTGACTTCGGCGTAGGTGAATCTGTCACTATTCGCGGCGTATCAGAAAACCTTGTATTACTGAATGGTCGTTCTACTGCTGGTGCTGGTCGTGGCGGTATTGGTTTAGATGATTTCCCATCTAGCTTCTTAAAAACTGTTGAAGTCATTAAGTCTCCAACACCAGAAATGATTGAAGGTGCCTTGGGTGGTACAGTCAACATGCAAACAATTCGCCCATTAGAGCTTTCAGAGCCACTTGTAGCGATTACGTTAGATGGTGAATACGCGGATAAAACAGAAAATACAGCACCTAATTTTTCAATGGGTATTGGTGACAACTGGGACCTAGGTGATGCGGGTACTTTTGGTGCCTCTGCCAATTTAGCTTATTTAGATCGCGAATTACGTCGTGATGAATTTTTTAGTAAAGTAGACTTACAAGACAATATCGATATTAATGGTGACGGTATTGTTGACGATTCAGGTGGACCAAACGGTAAATACCTGCGTCGCACTCAAAACACAGTTGAACAAAAAACTGAACAACGTGAACGTACTGCTTATGGTATTTCTCTACAATGGGAGCCCGTTAGTGCTGAAGCCAATATCTACCTAGATTTAAATGCAACCAAACTAGATGGCGGCCAGTCTGCTTATTCTATTCTTGATGTAGGCGGTTCTTCTGTAGCAAGAAGTGATTCTTACTACGACTCTAACGGCGAGCTTCATAATTACGATTTAGATGGCGTACTAGTAATTCCAAAAACATGGAGTGATTTTACTACGTCAGATACCACCTCACATGCCATTGGTGGTGAATGGTTTATCACAGATAATATTGAGTTATCTGCTGAGTATTCATTATCTAAATCTGAAGAAAAACAAACAGCAAACGAGTTTAACCTACGCCCTATTGAACGTACTGACCCAACTGATTCATTAACTACTCATACAAGTACAAGTAGCTCATACAGCGGTGGTGGTATTCCAGGTTATATGTATGCTGACTCAGGTATGCTAACTAATCCAGACAACTTAGTGTTCCGTGAATTTTTCCACAAAACATTAGAAACTGACAATGAAGAGCAAGCATTACGCTTTGACTTTAAAATCAGTGATATTGGTGTAGATTGGGTATCAGCTGTTAAAGCCGGTGTTCGCTTTACTGACCGAGATTACACAGCAAACCGCTTTGATCTTAAACCAATTAATGGTGACACAACACTTAAAGATTCATATAAAAAAGCGGTTGATGATAATGGTAACTTCGCACCAATCTGGATCGATAACGCCTTACTTGCTGATAGCATGAATATCGTTAACTTGAATAATTCGTTCGACCAAACTGGTGTTAACGGCCAAAACGACTTATTGACGTACAATGTATATGACGCTGATCAACTGCAAGATACTGAAGCGACTTACGCACTTGTACAACAAATGCTGCAAGACACTTCTTATGCAATGAACGGGACTTTAGCCGACAACATGGTTGAAGATAACGGCGCATATAAAGAAATCAACGAGAAAACCAGTGCTATTTACGCTCAGTTCCATTTAGATTTTGATGATTTAACTGCGGTATTTGGTGGTCGTTATATTCAAACAGAACTGGAGTCGAGTGTTGTTGCTTCTGTTGACGCTGACGGTAATAAAGTACTAGATACTGGTAAAAATGATTATTCAGATTTCCTACCTAGCTTAAACGTGACTTATACCTTAACTGAAGAAACGTTAATGCGTTTTGCTGCAGCGAAAGTAATGCGTCGCGCTGATTTTGATGAATTAAGCCCAGCACTTTCAATCGATAACTCGTTAGTAACTGGTACTCAAGGTTCTTACCAACTTGAGCCATACCGTGTTACACAATACGATTTATCTGTAGAGCATTACTTTGGTGATGGCGGTATCGTTTCTGCGGCGCTTTTCTATAAAGATGTTAATTCATTCACCCAAACTGACAGCAGCTGTTTAGCTGATGCAAGTACCGTATCAGGTCAAAACACGACTGAATGGGGTAACATTTGTTTACTCGACACTGCTGGTCAAAGTCAAGGTGATGTTAATTTCGCTACAGAAGATCAAGGTTTAGCTTATGTAGACCAACAGAAAGCTGCTGGCCAAACGGGTATTGTAATTGATACTGACGTTAACGGTGGTAGTGGTGAAGTGAAAGGTCTAGAGCTTGGTTATCAGCAACAGTTCACATTCTTACCAGGTTTCTGGTCAGGTTTTGGTGTTAATGCTAACTATACTTATGCAGACAGTGAGCAGCCTGATGGTAACCCACTACTGAACATTTCAGAAAATACAGCTAATGGCCAAATTTACTGGGAAAATGAAGATCTTCAGTTCCGTTTAGCATACAACTGGCGTGACCGTTACTTATATTCACAAGCTGAAAAACGCGTTCAAACTGTTGGTGCATTGGGTTATAACGTATTTAACCAAAATGACCCTACTGCAGATGACTTTGACGCAACAGTAGGTAATAACTACCGTGAAGCACGTGGTCAGTTTGATTTCTCTGCAAGTTGGGATATTAACGAACACTTCGCTGTTGTCGGTAACGTTGTTAACTTAACTGGTGAGCCAATTGAGTATACAACGGAACTTGGTTCTGTATGGAAATATAGCGAATCAGATCGTCGTTACACGTTAGGTTTACGCGCTAGATTCTAATTTAGTCGCACCTCGCAAAGAGAGCCTATTAATTTGATAGGCTCTCTTTAAATAAACCCTAACCACACCACTGTATTTACTTCGAAATAAAACAACCAATGTCACAAAATCAACAATTGGTAAACCAATTATAATAATTGGTCAGTAAACAATTGGCTTTACAGTCTTATTGTAATACAATTAAAAAATCAGAAGTAAGTAAAGAATTCGTACACTTTTAATTGAAACTATAAAAGCAAAACTAATAATCATTTTCGCTTTTATAAAAATAACTTAGCACGCCTATTCTTGATGCTAGCGCAAATAGCATTCAGATAGCATTTACCAATATATTTAGGAGTTAGATATGACAAAGCCTGTCATTGGTTTCATCGGACTTGGCCTTATGGGCGGCAACATGGTTGAGAACCTTCAAAAGAGAGGTTATCAAGTAAATGTAATGGATCTTAGTGCAGAAGCTGTTGCTCGAGTTACTGACCGTGGTAACGCAACTGCGTTTACTTCAGCAAAAGAGTTAGCAGCTGCAAGTGATGTCGTTCAGTTCTGCCTAACAACTTCAGAAGTTGTTGAAAAGATTGTTTACGGCGACGACGGTGTTTTAGCAGGTATTAAAGAAGGTTCAGTATTAGTTGATTTTGGTACTTCTATCCCAGCTTCTACTAAGAAAATCGGTGCTGCACTAGCAGAAAAAGGCGCGGGCATGATTGATGCTCCTTTAGGTCGTACTCCTGCACATGCTAAAGATGGCCTATTAAATATTATGGCTGCTGGCGACATGGATACATTCAATAAGGTTAAGTCTCTTTTAGAAGAGCAAGGCGAGAATGTATTCCACCTAGGTGCATTAGGTGCAGGTCACACTACCAAGTTAATCAACAACTTCATGGGCATGACTACTGTTGCTACTATGTCTCAAGCTTTTGCAGTTGCAAAACTTGCAGGTGTTGATGGCCAACAACTGTTTGACATCATGTCAGCTGGTCCATCTAACTCTCCGTTCATGCAGTTCTGCAAGTTCTATGCTGTAGATGGTGAAGAAAAATTAGGTTTCTCTGTTGCTAATGCCAACAAAGATCTTGGTTACTTCCTAGCAATGTGTGAAGACTTAGGTACTCAGTCTTTAATTGCTCAAGGTACTTCAACAAGCTTACAAGCTGCTGTTGATGCTGGTATGGGTCAAAATGACGTACCTGTAATTTTTGATTACTTCACTAAGTTAGCAAAGTAATTTAAAACAAGCTTACTCAAAAGCCTTACTAGAGTGTTAACACTGCGATGCAGTCATACTCAGTAAGGTTTTTTTATGTTCTAAGGTAATGTTTGGAAATAAATATTTTGAAGCTAACATTTTGAAATAAACATTTTTAAGTTAACGTTTTCTTCTAATTAATCAAGTTTTTATAAATAATTAGCGCATGTATTAAAAGAATTCTCTCTTCTATTCTTATAGTTTAATCCATCTCTTGTCAGCCAAACATGCTCACATATCCCCTTTGCTTAGTAACCCGTTCTAACCAGTTATTAATGTTGACATAATGAGTTAAATCAAAACCACCTTCATGTGCGACATGGGTATAGGCATAAAGTGCAATATCGGCCAAGGTAAACTGAGAGCCAATAATAAACAGGTTATCTGATAACTGCTGATCAAGTAAGCCAAGTATTTTAGCCCCCTTAGCATGTAATGAATCATATTCAGACTGACGCTCAACAGGCATGTTTTGGTATAACTGAATAAAGCGTGCCACGGCAATGCATGGCTCATGAGTATATTGCTCGTAAAACATCCATTGATACATCAACGCCTTATCAAATTCATCTTTAGGAACAAGCTCAGAATTACCAGCTAAATAACCAATAATCGCATTAGATTCAGCTAGGACTCTGCCATCAGTTAATTCTATAATCGGTAACTTACCTTGGGGACTTTTGGCTAAAAACGCTGGCGTAGTTGTCTCCCCTTTCATCAAGTCTACGGCTTTCCACTGATATTCAATATTCAGCAGATGTAGTGTGAGTTTAATTTTATAGCAATTACCTGACTTCTCATCACCGTATACTGTAATCATTCGCTGTCCTTGTGAAACTGATATATAACTTGGTTTGATGACTAATAGCTTATTTTACTCTTAACTTTTTGGCTGACCTAACTCTTAATTTTATGTATTACTTAACTAAGCTAGAAATAAGCGCTCTTAATGCGGCAGGTTTTACCATTTTCGCCATATAGTGATAACCACGCTTTTGTACATCGTCAACCAAATCTTTATTGGTATTAGCAGTAATCAAGATCCCTGGTAAATGCTCACCGTAACGAGAGCGGATGCCATCCATCGCATCAACACCATTTTGATCATTATCTAAATGGTAATCGGCTAAAACAATATCGGGCGCGACGCCCTTTAAGCCCAGTTTAATTCGTGCATCTGCTAAATCAGATGCACACACGACTTCACACTTCCAACGAGTTAATAAGCTTTCAAGCCCTGCTAAAATGGCTTCTTCGTTATCAATACAAAGCACTTTCACCCCAGCTAATGGCTGAGTTAATGTTGGCACTGGTTTAATGACTTTTTCACTGACTGTCTCACCAAGCGGCACCGTTATAGAAAATACCGAACCCTGACCCAATTTGGATGTCACTTGTATTTGATGTTCAAGCACCTTGCTGATCCTGTCTGCAATCGCTAAACCTAGGCCAAGGCCACTCACATTGCGACTACTCGGGTGATTGAGCCGCTTAAACTCTTTGAAAATTTCTTCGGTTTCGTTTTCATCAATTCCGCAACCGGTATCAATAACTTGTATTTCAAGGAAGTCACCACGACGGCGACAACCCAACAAGACTTGCCCTCCTTTTGCATAGCGATACGCATTGGTCAGAAAGTTTTGTAAAATACGTCTTAATAAAGATAAATCAGAATTTATCGTGGCAGTGCAAGGCATCATGTTAAATCGAATTTGGTTATCATTAGCCATCGCATCGAACTCAACAGATAAGCCATTTAACAGCTCTGCCACCGCAAAGTCGCGACGATTAACTTCGACCATGCCTGAATCTAACTTAGAGATATCCAGTAAATCTGTTAATAGCTCACCCGCTGTGCGAAGTGAATTATTGATATGAGAAATAGTAGTTTTACCTTCTAAATCTAAATTGGGGTATTGTGCAAGAGACGCTGTAAATAAACGCGCCGCATTTAAAGGCTGCATTAAGTCATGTCCTACTGCTGCCAAAAAGCGACTTTTAGAGGCATTTGCTAACTCTTCTTGGGCTTTCGCTTCCAGTAGTTCACTGTTAAGCATTGCCAGTTCATAAGTACGCTCTTGTACGCGAGACTCTAGTGTTTCATTAGCTTCAATCAATGCCTTTTCTTGCAGTCGATACTGAGTAATATCGGTAAAGGTCATCACAAAACCGCCATCTGGCATGGGATTACCTTGAATCTTAATGACCTTGCCGTCTTTTCGTTGTCGCTCTGAAGTATGTTCTGTGCCGTTTCGCATGTGCTGAACACGGATCTCAACCTGTGTTTCTATATCGCCTTCACCACAATAACCTCGCGCAGCATTAAAACGCACGACTTCACTGATTGGCATACCTTGTTGTAAAAAGTCATCAGGATAATCATAAAGCTCTGCGTATTTATAATTCCACGCAACAAGGTTTAAGTCTTTATCAACAACGCTCATGCCTTCATAGGCATGTTCAATAGCGCCGCGAAGCATGTCTTGGCTCAAAATAATTTTTGACGACGCTTCATCTACTAAGCTGAAAACTTCATCAAGGGCTAAATCACGTCCTTGTAATACAGAATCCATCACCAGTGAAGCACTGGATGCACCAAGCACACCTGCGAGCATATGTTCAGTATGAGAAATCAGTTCTTCACCAGCAACCTTGTGCCATGAGTCACTGCGCACTGCATCAGGGGAGAATTTACTGAAGCTTTCATAAGCTCTTGTCGGACTGACAAAACGACTCGCAAGGATTAATAAGTCCTGCTGAGAAATTGCGCCATGTTTGCGGTTAGTGTCCTTCTTATCACCCTGCTTATTTGCCCCAGGGTTAATAAAATGACTTGCTTGAATACGCTCTGCTACACCCGCTCTGAACCAAAGAGAGCCTAAAATATAACAAACCACATTGGCGAGTAATGCAATTAAGGTATCGGCAACTTCTGGGCTTATAGACGCTAGCAGACCCGTTTCGCCGCCAATCCCTACACTGCCCTCAAATAAGATGTAACACCAAAGCGAGAAACCAACGGCTAAGCCTAAAAAGACCCCAGAACGATTACCATATTTCCAATACATTCCACCTAATAAAGCTGGCGCTAATTGCGCAAATGCCCCAAAAGAAAGCTGTCCAAGGTGAGACAGCGATTCGCTGTTGCCAAACAACAAATAACTTAAATAACCTAACGCCAGAATGATGACGATGGCTAAGCGACGGGCGTTTAATAAAAAGCGGGCAAATTGATTAAAGTTGGTTCCATTAACACGGCCTGTTCGCAACATAAACGGCACTAACCATTCGTTACTGATCATCACACTAATAGTAACTACCGCTACGATTACCATACCTGTCGCTGCAGACAAAGTACCCAATAATGCGATGACTGCCAGCACGGGCTGGTCTAATGCAAGAGGTAGATTAATCACATAGGTATCTGCAGCAACACTATCACCTAATAACAAGGTGCCTGCTAATGCCAGCGGCGCGACAAATAGCCCGAACATGGCTAAATAAAGCGGAAAAATCCAACGAGCTTTGTTAAGTACCGCTTCTTCAGCACACTCAACTACCATCACATGGAATTGACGCGGCATACACATGAAGGCAGCTATCCCCACCAGCATTTCAGGCAAAAATGACACGATATTAAGGCTGCCATTTTTGATGATATCTTTGTCTGATGCTTGCTGCCAAATATCGCCAAAACCATCAAAGTATAAATAGGTAATCACAAAACCGACGATCAAGAATGCCGCCAATTTTACCAGCGACTCAAATGCAATGGCTACCATCATGCCCGGGTTATGTTCTGTGGCATCCAGTTTTCGGGTGCCAAACAAAATGGCAAAAATAGCCAATATAAAAGTAATAAGTAAAGGTACACTGACAGCACTTAAAGGCTGATTGTCTGGTTGGAAAAGATTTAAACTAAACACCATCGCTTTAAGTTGTAAGGCGATGTAAGGCATGATGCCAAATAGTGCAATGAGGGTAACAATCGCTGCGAGAGTTTGAGATTTACCATATCGAGCGGCAATAAAATCAGCCACTGAAGTAATATTTTGCGCTTTTGAGATGATAACCATCTTGCGCAATACCCCAAAACCGAGCGAAAAAACTAATATGGGGCCTAAGTATATCGGTAAAAAAGACCACAAATCGTTGGCAGATTGACCAACTGTGCCTAAGAAGCTCCAAGAAGAACAGTAAACCGCTAGACTTAAGCCGTATATCCATACCTGAACTTTTTTGGTGATCTTGCTAAACCATCGCTCAGCTCCCCACGCTAAAATAAACAGTAAAGAAACATAGCAAATTGCAATCACAGCAACGACTAAGGTCAAATTCATGGCTTTCTCTTCTTATTATATTCGCTTAATAAATAAGCAATAAATCTGTGTCAATTTGGTGCCATGCTAACATGCGCAACAGGTTAAATATTAAGGATATTTTAAAACTAGACCAAGGTCTAATAGTGTTAACCTCACCTTGCAGACGATACTTTCGTAACGCTAAATTCGACAAAGGGAAGCCATATGAGCTCGCAGTCTCTCTATAAAGTACCAGCAGATTTCGCAACCAACGCACTGGTAGACAATGATACCTATAAGAAAATGTACCAAGAATCTGTGGTAAATCCAGAAGGTTTTTGGAGAGAACACGGTAAGCGTATTGATTGGATCAAACCCTACACCAAAATTAAGAAGACGTCATTTGATGATCATAACCTGTCAATTAACTGGTTTTATGATGGCACATTGAACGCTTCAGCTAACTGTTTGGATCGCCACCTTGAAAAAAATGGTGACCGTGTTGCCATTATCTGGGAAGGCGATGATGCCAGCGAACAACGCAAAATTACCTACCGTGAGCTTCATACTGATGTATGTAAGTTTGCTAACGCCCTACGCAGCCAAGGTGTTTGTAAAGGCGATGTAGTAACCATTTATATGCCAATGGTGCCAGAAGCTGCAGTCGCAATGCTAGCATGTGCACGCATCGGTGCTGTTCACTCTGTTGTCTTTGGTGGCTTCTCACCTGACTCAATTGCATCACGTGTGATTGATGGTAATTCAAAAGTGCTAATTACTGCCGATGAAGGTATTCGTGGCGGTCGTAAAATTCCATTAAAGCGAAGCATTGATGACGCACTGAATAATCCAGATGTTGATTGCGTCGAAAAAGTTATCGTACTTAACCGAACTGGTGGTGACATCGATTGGGTTGAAGGTCGTGATATTTGGTGGAGCGATGTAATGGCAACAGCTTCAGAGCATTGCCAAGCAGAAGAAATGGGCGCTGAAGACCCGCTTTTCCTACTGTATACATCAGGCTCAACCGGTAACCCTAAAGGTGTGTTACACACCACAGGTGGTTACATGGTTTATGCTTCAATGACTCACGAATATGTCTTTGATTACAAAGAAGGTGAAGTTTACTGGTGTACTGCTGATGTGGGGTGGATTACCGGTCACTCATACATGGTATACGGCCCGCTTGCTAATGGCGCAACCGTGCTAATTCACGAAGGTGTTCCTAACTCGCCAGGCCCTTCTCGTTTAGGCGAAATGATTGACCGTCATAAAGTCAATATTCTTTATACAGCTCCGACATTAATCCGTGCATTAATGGCTGAGGGCAAAGAGCAATTTGAAGGTTTCGATGGCAGCTCTTTACGTGTCATGGGCTCAGTAGGTGAACCTATTAACCCAGAAGCATGGCGTTGGTACCACGAAGTGATTGGTCATGAGTCTTGCCCTATTGTGGATACATGGTGGCAAACAGAAACTGGTGGCATTCTAATTAGCCCGTTACCAGGCGCAACTGATGCAAAACCAGGCTCTGCTACTCGTCCATTCTTTGGCGTACAACCTGCGTTAGTGGATAACATGGGCAATATTTTAGACGGCGCGGTTGAAGGAAACTTAGTCATCCTAGATTCATGGCCTGGTCAAATGCGAACTGTTTATGGCGACCATGACCGTTTTGCACTGACCTACTTTAAAACCTTTAGAGGCATGTACTTTACTGGTGACGGTGCTCGTCGTGATGAAGATGGTTATTACTGGATCACTGGCCGAGTAGATGACGTTATTAATGTGTCCGGCCATCGACTTGGTACAGCAGAAGTTGAAAGTGCACTTGTTTCACATGAGCTAGTTGCTGAAGCTGCAGTAGTTGGTTACCCCCATGATATCAAGGGCCAAGGTATCTATGCTTATGTGACGCTTACTAAAGGCGTTGAAGAAACAGAAGAACTTCGTCAAGGTCTACGCCAATGGGTTCGTAAAGAAATCGGCGCCCTAGCGACCCCTGATTTAATTCAGTGGGCTGGCGGACTACCTAAAACGCGTTCAGGCAAAATCATGCGTCGCTTCTTACGCAAGATTGCAGCAAATGAAGTGACCAACTTAGGTGATTCTTCAACACTGGCAGATCCAGCGGTAATCGATACACTTATCGAATCCCGCTTAAATAAAACCGAATAACACTGACGATTAGTGATTGTCAGGTTAATCGTAACCTTTACGTCCTACCCACCTAGAGAGTCTTGACCAGATTCTCATTGCCCCCTCAAATGAGGGGGCTTTTTTATGTTAAAACTCAGCTTAAGCAAATCGTAATAACCTAACATCCACTGCGTTACGTGATAAAGTAACCCCTCAGTTATCTTTTCAAAACATTCAACAATAACGAGTTTATGCCAGTAACAATTTCGCTTCGTGATTATCAGCAAGACTCAGTCAATGCTGCCATAGCCCATTTTAAACAAAGTAATGATTCAGCGGTGCTGGTATTACCCACAGGTGCAGGTAAAAGCATCGTCATCGCTGAGCTTGCACGTATTGCACGTGGAAATGTTTTAGTGCTCACTCACGTTAAAGAGTTAGTTGCACAAAATGCAGAAAAAGTGGGTTTACTAACCGAAGAAGCCAGTAT
This window of the Shewanella goraebulensis genome carries:
- the acs gene encoding acetate--CoA ligase is translated as MSSQSLYKVPADFATNALVDNDTYKKMYQESVVNPEGFWREHGKRIDWIKPYTKIKKTSFDDHNLSINWFYDGTLNASANCLDRHLEKNGDRVAIIWEGDDASEQRKITYRELHTDVCKFANALRSQGVCKGDVVTIYMPMVPEAAVAMLACARIGAVHSVVFGGFSPDSIASRVIDGNSKVLITADEGIRGGRKIPLKRSIDDALNNPDVDCVEKVIVLNRTGGDIDWVEGRDIWWSDVMATASEHCQAEEMGAEDPLFLLYTSGSTGNPKGVLHTTGGYMVYASMTHEYVFDYKEGEVYWCTADVGWITGHSYMVYGPLANGATVLIHEGVPNSPGPSRLGEMIDRHKVNILYTAPTLIRALMAEGKEQFEGFDGSSLRVMGSVGEPINPEAWRWYHEVIGHESCPIVDTWWQTETGGILISPLPGATDAKPGSATRPFFGVQPALVDNMGNILDGAVEGNLVILDSWPGQMRTVYGDHDRFALTYFKTFRGMYFTGDGARRDEDGYYWITGRVDDVINVSGHRLGTAEVESALVSHELVAEAAVVGYPHDIKGQGIYAYVTLTKGVEETEELRQGLRQWVRKEIGALATPDLIQWAGGLPKTRSGKIMRRFLRKIAANEVTNLGDSSTLADPAVIDTLIESRLNKTE
- a CDS encoding NAD(P)-dependent oxidoreductase; this encodes MTKPVIGFIGLGLMGGNMVENLQKRGYQVNVMDLSAEAVARVTDRGNATAFTSAKELAAASDVVQFCLTTSEVVEKIVYGDDGVLAGIKEGSVLVDFGTSIPASTKKIGAALAEKGAGMIDAPLGRTPAHAKDGLLNIMAAGDMDTFNKVKSLLEEQGENVFHLGALGAGHTTKLINNFMGMTTVATMSQAFAVAKLAGVDGQQLFDIMSAGPSNSPFMQFCKFYAVDGEEKLGFSVANANKDLGYFLAMCEDLGTQSLIAQGTSTSLQAAVDAGMGQNDVPVIFDYFTKLAK
- a CDS encoding TonB-dependent receptor; translated protein: MKLNRISAMFSEAKSKATNVSLFGATLTALLTMPAFAAEPAAEADTSEIEVIAVKGIFGSLKAANLLKRTDDRIVDAIVAEDIGKLPDNNIAEALQRITGVSIGTDFGVGESVTIRGVSENLVLLNGRSTAGAGRGGIGLDDFPSSFLKTVEVIKSPTPEMIEGALGGTVNMQTIRPLELSEPLVAITLDGEYADKTENTAPNFSMGIGDNWDLGDAGTFGASANLAYLDRELRRDEFFSKVDLQDNIDINGDGIVDDSGGPNGKYLRRTQNTVEQKTEQRERTAYGISLQWEPVSAEANIYLDLNATKLDGGQSAYSILDVGGSSVARSDSYYDSNGELHNYDLDGVLVIPKTWSDFTTSDTTSHAIGGEWFITDNIELSAEYSLSKSEEKQTANEFNLRPIERTDPTDSLTTHTSTSSSYSGGGIPGYMYADSGMLTNPDNLVFREFFHKTLETDNEEQALRFDFKISDIGVDWVSAVKAGVRFTDRDYTANRFDLKPINGDTTLKDSYKKAVDDNGNFAPIWIDNALLADSMNIVNLNNSFDQTGVNGQNDLLTYNVYDADQLQDTEATYALVQQMLQDTSYAMNGTLADNMVEDNGAYKEINEKTSAIYAQFHLDFDDLTAVFGGRYIQTELESSVVASVDADGNKVLDTGKNDYSDFLPSLNVTYTLTEETLMRFAAAKVMRRADFDELSPALSIDNSLVTGTQGSYQLEPYRVTQYDLSVEHYFGDGGIVSAALFYKDVNSFTQTDSSCLADASTVSGQNTTEWGNICLLDTAGQSQGDVNFATEDQGLAYVDQQKAAGQTGIVIDTDVNGGSGEVKGLELGYQQQFTFLPGFWSGFGVNANYTYADSEQPDGNPLLNISENTANGQIYWENEDLQFRLAYNWRDRYLYSQAEKRVQTVGALGYNVFNQNDPTADDFDATVGNNYREARGQFDFSASWDINEHFAVVGNVVNLTGEPIEYTTELGSVWKYSESDRRYTLGLRARF
- a CDS encoding hybrid sensor histidine kinase/response regulator codes for the protein MNLTLVVAVIAICYVSLLFILAWGAERWFSKITKKVQVWIYGLSLAVYCSSWSFLGTVGQSANDLWSFLPIYLGPILVFSLGFGVLRKMVIISKAQNITSVADFIAARYGKSQTLAAIVTLIALFGIMPYIALQLKAMVFSLNLFQPDNQPLSAVSVPLLITFILAIFAILFGTRKLDATEHNPGMMVAIAFESLVKLAAFLIVGFVITYLYFDGFGDIWQQASDKDIIKNGSLNIVSFLPEMLVGIAAFMCMPRQFHVMVVECAEEAVLNKARWIFPLYLAMFGLFVAPLALAGTLLLGDSVAADTYVINLPLALDQPVLAVIALLGTLSAATGMVIVAVVTISVMISNEWLVPFMLRTGRVNGTNFNQFARFLLNARRLAIVIILALGYLSYLLFGNSESLSHLGQLSFGAFAQLAPALLGGMYWKYGNRSGVFLGLAVGFSLWCYILFEGSVGIGGETGLLASISPEVADTLIALLANVVCYILGSLWFRAGVAERIQASHFINPGANKQGDKKDTNRKHGAISQQDLLILASRFVSPTRAYESFSKFSPDAVRSDSWHKVAGEELISHTEHMLAGVLGASSASLVMDSVLQGRDLALDEVFSLVDEASSKIILSQDMLRGAIEHAYEGMSVVDKDLNLVAWNYKYAELYDYPDDFLQQGMPISEVVRFNAARGYCGEGDIETQVEIRVQHMRNGTEHTSERQRKDGKVIKIQGNPMPDGGFVMTFTDITQYRLQEKALIEANETLESRVQERTYELAMLNSELLEAKAQEELANASKSRFLAAVGHDLMQPLNAARLFTASLAQYPNLDLEGKTTISHINNSLRTAGELLTDLLDISKLDSGMVEVNRRDFAVAELLNGLSVEFDAMANDNQIRFNMMPCTATINSDLSLLRRILQNFLTNAYRYAKGGQVLLGCRRRGDFLEIQVIDTGCGIDENETEEIFKEFKRLNHPSSRNVSGLGLGLAIADRISKVLEHQIQVTSKLGQGSVFSITVPLGETVSEKVIKPVPTLTQPLAGVKVLCIDNEEAILAGLESLLTRWKCEVVCASDLADARIKLGLKGVAPDIVLADYHLDNDQNGVDAMDGIRSRYGEHLPGILITANTNKDLVDDVQKRGYHYMAKMVKPAALRALISSLVK
- a CDS encoding glutathione S-transferase family protein, with product MTVYGDEKSGNCYKIKLTLHLLNIEYQWKAVDLMKGETTTPAFLAKSPQGKLPIIELTDGRVLAESNAIIGYLAGNSELVPKDEFDKALMYQWMFYEQYTHEPCIAVARFIQLYQNMPVERQSEYDSLHAKGAKILGLLDQQLSDNLFIIGSQFTLADIALYAYTHVAHEGGFDLTHYVNINNWLERVTKQRGYVSMFG